In Alteromonas macleodii, the sequence CGTTCATCGTCGAACAACACTTCAAGCAAACCGGTTTGAAGTTGCTGCCAAATATACCGACGCTCTGCTGGCATAACGCTGCCGTTAGGCGCCGTTACCTCACCTTTTTCGTTATACGCTAAGCTGCACATTTCTTTTTTTGCGCCAACGTTGTCTTTGTGTTTTTTGCCTTTGTGTTTTTTGACTATGTCGTCTTTGCCGATGTGGCCGTTATCTACATAGCTTTCACCTACGTAGCTTTTGCCTTCAAGCCAGCTAAATTCAGCCTCGCCAGAAAAGGTAAATACGTCGCCGTTTCGCTGGATGATTTTGCGCGAGAGCGTCCATCGTCCAGCAAAATCGTCCAAGGTATGAGGAGAATTAACGGTCATTGCGCCGTCCTTACCAAAAGTAGGTTACAGTTGCAGAATATTGGTCGCCTCGACCCGGCGTACCAGGAATTTCTTCAAAGCGCTCATCCCACAAGTTATCGACTGCCAATACCAGACTTAACCCTTCAATCTGAGCCGGTGAATATGTGAAAGTGACATGTGAGAAAAACGCAGAGTCACCGCCGTTTCTAAGCGCATTGGTTTCTTGTTTCCGCCACTCGTTGTCAATGCGCACTTCAACCGTATCGGTTGCAAACCACACCAACCCAAGGGTGGCGCGATGCGGCGGATAGTTAAGCGCGTAAAAGCTCGCGTCTACCTCATCAATTCGATAGTCTTCAGACTTATCTAAATAGGTGTAGCTGGCCACCACATCTGCGCTCTCAAAGCGTTTAATAGCAATCACCTCAACACCTAAGGTTTCGATATCAACCGGGTTTGCACTGCGAGCTGAAGTAGCATCGAAGCTATACGTCCAATCTGTCAGCTCGTTATCCCAGCGATAAAAT encodes:
- a CDS encoding DUF6314 family protein, whose protein sequence is MTVNSPHTLDDFAGRWTLSRKIIQRNGDVFTFSGEAEFSWLEGKSYVGESYVDNGHIGKDDIVKKHKGKKHKDNVGAKKEMCSLAYNEKGEVTAPNGSVMPAERRYIWQQLQTGLLEVLFDDERHFHTFSASNPNAEHLCGDDNYVVRYDFTKWPVWRSTWQVKGPRKDYTMVSEYSPA